From a single Anabas testudineus chromosome 5, fAnaTes1.2, whole genome shotgun sequence genomic region:
- the si:ch211-117k10.3 gene encoding Krueppel-like factor 15: MVSLSSRTLSLENDLFRDNSSLFSIGLGDGVCSEGGSSASCDSPEAGEPGALHSSSLGEEEDEEEEEEEDDDDEARLHIFLGAAGEEEPVSQDLLLPEFPFHPSSPFSPTLEDIEEFLREKMELVKEELLAPIEEVSALPCRSSASPSCTVPTASSSQTCSDPGTAASHRTSSTNSPQMEPNSPSPADHSPSSQVSPSSTTLTPPMVLGTPLVLQLQTLPLAQPQAAAGSAPGAQNNIWLTHLVMGLQGATGQNLTLLTHQLPSTPTALLSLNSGETKSADQKYVKIAPLPITMRTLEITGVAGGGAQASGLLKSVGPRVTRVPPTERVHKCSHPGCGKMYTKSSHLKAHFRRHTGEKPYMCSWPECGWRFSRSDELSRHRRSHSGIKPYECSLCEKKFARSDHLSKHTKVHRSSRPSRIIRATM; the protein is encoded by the exons ATGGTGTCGCTCAGCAGCAGAACGCTGAGTTTGGAGAACGACCTGTTCAGGGACAACAGCAGTCTGTTCTCCATTGGCCTGGGGGACGGTGTCTGCAGCGAGGGGGGAAGTTCCGCCTCCTGCGATAGCCCAGAGGCCGGCGAGCCAGGAGCTCTGCACAGCTCCAGCCttggagaggaggaagatgaggaggaggaggaggaagaagatgacGATGACGAGGCCCGTCTACATATTTTTCTAGGAGCAGCCGGAGAAGAGGAACCTGTTAGTCAGGATCTTCTGCTGCCAGAATTCCCCTTTCATCCTTCTTCCCCATTCTCCCCAACGCTGGAGGACATAGAGGAGTTTTTGAGAGAAAAGATGGAATTGGTCAAAGAGGAGCTACTGGCCCCAATAGAGGAAGTATCTGCTCTGCCATGCCGctcctctgcctctccatcCTGCACTGTCCCCACAGCCTCGTCTTCACAGACTTGCAGTGACCCAGGGACTGCTGCCTCCCATCGCACTTCCAGCACAAACTCCCCTCAGATGGAGCCAAACAGCCCCAGCCCGGCTGACCATTCCCCTTCTTCCCAAGTAAGCCCCTCATCAACCACCTTAACCCCCCCAATGGTCCTGGGCACTCCTCTGGTTCTCCAGCTCCAGACTCTGCCTCTGGCCCAGCCTCAGGCCGCAGCGGGCTCTGCTCCTGGAGCCCAAAATAATATTTGGCTCACTCATCTCGTCATGGGGCTCCAGGGTGCTACAGGACAAAATCTCACCCTGCTGACCCACCAGTTACCCTCCACCCCCACCGCCTTGCTATCACTAAACAGTGGCGAGACCAAGTCAGCTGACCAGAAGTATGTGAAGATCGCCCCGCTGCCCATCACAATGAGGACTCTAGAGATCACAGGTGTGGCGGGGGGCGGCGCTCAGGCCAGCGGTCTGTTGAAGTCGGTGGGCCCCCGCGTAACAAGAGTGCCGCCAACAGAGAGGGTACATAAATGCTCCCACCCAGGCTGTGGCAAGATGTACACCAAAAGCAGCCATCTGAAAGCTCACTTCCGCCGGCATACGGGAGAGAAACCCTACATGTGCAGCTGGCCTGAGTGTGGCTGGAG GTTCTCCCGGTCTGACGAACTGTCTCGTCACCGCCGCTCTCACTCCGGCATCAAGCCTTACGAGTGCTCCCTGTGTGAGAAGAAGTTCGCCCGCAGTGACCACTTATCCAAACACACAAAGGTCCACCGCAGCTCCAGGCCCAGCAGGATTATCAGAGCCACTATGTGA